GGGGAAACCACCCTCGCGCAGGATTTCGTGCGCCCGGAAAAGCAACTCCATGCCCTTGTAATCAACGAGATAGCCGAAGTAACCGATGAGGATTGCCGAATCGGGGAGCGCGAGCAACGCCCGGCATTCTTTCTTATCCATCGGCCGGAACTGCTCCGTGTTCACGCCGTTCCCCACCACGCACATATCCTCCCGGCGCCAGAGGAGGATTTTTTCTCTCAGCGCGTCGGTGACACACACGACAAGGTCAGCGTCGCGGACGAGCCCCCGGTCACACAGGCCGAAGAACGGCAGCTGGTATATGTCATACGTCTCATAGTTATCCATGAGATCGTAGACGAGGGGGACGCCGGTCTTTCTGCACGGGCCGCGCGCGAGCAGGGCGAAGAGCGGATCCCCCTCGGCGATGAGGAGATCGTAACCGCCCCCCCTCAGCTCCTCCTCTATCACGCGCCTGAATGAAAAGATGCGCGCCTTGCTCAGTGGGCGAATCTTGAACTGGATCGGGCCGCGCGCGGCGTCAAAACACGCCCGCTCAGTATAATCGCCGAGGAGAAAGCTCACTGAATGCCCCACGGAGCTCAGCGCCGCAAACAGGCAGTACGGCCGCCCCACTTCCTCGCGCGAGATATCCTTGGCCGAGGTGTAGCGCTTTGTCAGGACAAGAATTTTCATCTATGACTCCCTTCTGTTTTGTGCGGGTAAATCTTACCAATCCCTCCCCCCAATTGTAAGAACGTAAATAGGTTAAGAAATCCGCTCAACCCGTTTAATCTGCGGTTTTAAATTTAGTAACCCAGAGACTCTCAACCAACGCCTAGAGGCGATTCCTTACATTCCACCAGACCGCGCTGAGCAGCGCGCCGATATTCCTCGGCCGCCAGAGGAGCGCGTACACCACCATGGGCTTGAGCATCTTCGCGGCCACGAAGTACGGGAGGAACACCAGGAGGAACGCGCCCCAGCCCAGGTGCTTGCGCGCGTAGATGAGCCTCCCCCGAGTGAGGTAGTAGGTGTATTCCGGACTCCGCGGGCTGAGTGTCGCCGCTTTCTTGTGCCACACGTGCGCTGAGGGAACGAAGAGGATGCGGTATCCCGCGGCGAGGGCGCGGCGACAGAGATCGAGCTCCTCGGAATAGGAGAAAAACAGTTCGTCAAAAAGCCCGACCGACTCCAGGAGGCGCCTGCCCAGCAGCATGGCGCAGCCAGGCGCCGCGCTCATCTCTACCTCTCTCTCGTACTGCCCCTCGTCCCTCTCCCCCTCACCCACGGGGAGCCCCTGCGCGAGAGGGTGGATGTTCCTGTAGCCGGCGTACTGGATGATGCCGGGCTTGAAGAAGTCGTAGACCTTGGGGCTGACAATACCGGCGCCGCGCGCGCGCGCGGCCTCGACCATTCTCCCAAGGGCATCGGGGGCGACAATACAATCGTTATTGATTACCAGCACATACTCAGCCCCTCCCCTCAACGCGTCCCTGATGCCGACGTTGTTCCCGCCGGCGTAGCCGAGGTTCGACCGGTTGCGTATGAGCCGCACGGCGGGGAATGATCCGGCAATGCGCTCGGCCGATCCATCATCCGAACCGTTATCCACGACTATTATTTCAGGCCTCAGCCCCTCCGATCGCTGGAGCGACCGGATGCAGTCGATCGTGTCACCGGGGCGGCGATAGTTCAGCACCACCGCCACCACAGATTGTTCATTGAGAGACGCATCGCTCATAACGTGGATAACCCAAGATAATGGCACATGGAACCACTGAAGACACTGAAGGCACAGAAATTGTTGGGCCGTCTTTCAATACAGATTTATTGGCTCAAAGC
This is a stretch of genomic DNA from Candidatus Auribacterota bacterium. It encodes these proteins:
- a CDS encoding glycosyltransferase family 4 protein, which encodes MKILVLTKRYTSAKDISREEVGRPYCLFAALSSVGHSVSFLLGDYTERACFDAARGPIQFKIRPLSKARIFSFRRVIEEELRGGGYDLLIAEGDPLFALLARGPCRKTGVPLVYDLMDNYETYDIYQLPFFGLCDRGLVRDADLVVCVTDALREKILLWRREDMCVVGNGVNTEQFRPMDKKECRALLALPDSAILIGYFGYLVDYKGMELLFRAHEILREGGFPSTLLLAGDRHRAVRLPGEGVLYRGLVPQCEIPHYINACDAVVVPSPSNAYTDYCFPLKVLEGIACDVPVVATALRPVRELLGSDYPLLVTPGDPRELAEKIREACGGEARRLRDIARGHTWERMAEALGRVLARFEKGGERT
- a CDS encoding glycosyltransferase family 2 protein, which translates into the protein MSDASLNEQSVVAVVLNYRRPGDTIDCIRSLQRSEGLRPEIIVVDNGSDDGSAERIAGSFPAVRLIRNRSNLGYAGGNNVGIRDALRGGAEYVLVINNDCIVAPDALGRMVEAARARGAGIVSPKVYDFFKPGIIQYAGYRNIHPLAQGLPVGEGERDEGQYEREVEMSAAPGCAMLLGRRLLESVGLFDELFFSYSEELDLCRRALAAGYRILFVPSAHVWHKKAATLSPRSPEYTYYLTRGRLIYARKHLGWGAFLLVFLPYFVAAKMLKPMVVYALLWRPRNIGALLSAVWWNVRNRL